A window of the Thunnus albacares chromosome 15, fThuAlb1.1, whole genome shotgun sequence genome harbors these coding sequences:
- the adss1 gene encoding adenylosuccinate synthetase isozyme 1, whose protein sequence is MSVTWSAKDHKNTNQPAATGLKRARNDVGNKVTVVLGAQWGDEGKGKVVDLLATEADVVCRCQGGNNAGHTVVVDGKEYDFHLLPSGIINPKSTSLIGNGVVVHLPGLFEEGDKNEKKGLKGWEKRLIVSDRAHIVFDFHQVVDGLQETERQAQEGKNIGTTKKGVGPAYSSKASRTGLRVCDLLGDFKDFSTKFKNLVHQFQSMYPSLTVDVEDQLKKLKEYAERLRPMVRDGVYYMYEALHGSAKKILVEGANAALLDIDFGTYPFVTSSNCTVGGACTGLGIPPLNIGDVFGVAKAYTTRVGIGAFPTEQLNAVGELLQTRGHEVGVTTGRKRRCGWLDLVIVRYAHMINGFTAIALTKLDILDVLDEIKVGVAYKLNGKRIPHFPANMDVLQKVEVEYETFPGWKTDTSAARKWNDLPAKAQNYIRFIENHIGVPIKWVGVGKSRECMIQMF, encoded by the exons ATGTCGGTCACCTGGTCGGCTAAAGACCACAAAAACACGAATCAGCCCGCCGCGACTGGACTGAAGCGAGCGCGCAACGACGTGGGGAACAAAGTGACGGTGGTGCTTGGTGCGCAATGGGGCGATGAGGGCAAAGGAAAAGTCGTCGATTTACTGGCGACTGAAGCCGACGTTGTGTGCAGATGTCAG GGGGGAAACAATGCAGGACACACAGTGGTAGTAGATGGCAAGGAGTACGACTTCCACCTCCTCCCCAGTGGAATCATCAACCCCAAAAGCACATCACTCATCG GTAACGGTGTGGTCGTACATTTACCTGGCTTGTTTGAGGAGGGCGataaaaatgagaagaaag GTCTGAAAGGCTGGGAGAAGAGACTAATTGTCTCAGACAGAGCGCACATTG TGTTTGATTTCCACCAGGTTGTCGATGGCTTACAGGAAACTGAAAGACAGGCACAAGAGGGAAAGAA CATTGGAACAACCAAGAAGGGCGTCGGCCCTGCATACTCCAGCAAAGCATCTCGCACTGGCCTACGTGTTTGTGACCTCCTGGGTGACTTTAAGGACTTCTCTACCAA ATTCAAGAACCTTGTCCATCAGTTTCAGTCCATGTATCCATCCTTGACAGTTGACGTTGAGGACCAACTGAAAAAACTCAAG GAATATGCTGAGAGATTGCGGCCGATGGTTAGAGATGGGGTCTATTACATGTATGAAGCTCTTCATGGATCCGCAAAGAAAATTCTGGTTGAAGGGGCCAATGCTGCTCTCCTCGACATCGACTTTG GCACATATCcttttgtgacatcatcaaactgCACCGTGGGAGGGGCATGCACTGGTCTTGGCATCCCTCCGCTGAATATTGGTGATGTGTTTGGTGTAGCAAAGGCCTACACCACCAGGGTGGGAATTGGAGCCTTCCCCACAGAACAACTCAAT GCAGTAGGCGAACTGCTGCAGACGAGGGGTCATGAGGTGGGTGTAACCACAGGAAGGAAGCGGCGTTGCGGGTGGTTGGATCTTGTTATTGTGAGATACGCTCACATGATCAATGGCTTCACCGC CATTGCTCTGACAAAACTTGACATTCTGGATGTGCTGGATGAAATTAAAGTTGGAGTCGCATACAAACTCAATGGAAAAAGAATTCCCCATTTCCCAG CCAACATGGACGTTTTGCAGAAAGTGGAGGTTGAGTATGAGACCTTCCCTGGTTGGAAGACGGACACATCTGCTGCCAGGAAGTGGAACGACCTCCCAGCCAAGGCACAAAACTACATCCGCTTCATTGAGAACCACATTGGAGTTCCCA tcAAGTGGGTCGGCGTTGGAAAGTCCAGAGAGTGCATGATCCAGATGTTCTAG